In Paenibacillus sonchi, the genomic stretch GTGGTCTTGTCGAATGAACAAATTCAGTCTAAACTTTCGGAATTCTCTCAAAAGTATGAATTGAACGAACCATTTTCCCCGGAAGATGCAGCTTTCGTAAAAAAATATGCTACACCCGTAAATACTGATTTAACGACATTTTCGCTTCCTTGGGGTGAAGGAAATCATTTCTTTGGTTACGGATTAGGAAATTATTCTGCCTTAAGAACCGAGGGGTATGTCAAAGTAGATATTGGAATTGTAAATAATACAGTATCCGTAAACATGAACACTTCGGACACTAACCAGACATATCACGAAAAAGTAGGAAACAGTCTTAAATTCACAGGTTTTGGAATAGTCGGAAGTGATGGCGTTGGTATTGTTGCCGATTTCACACTAGAAGGAGAAAATTCAAACGCTAACTTCCACAAATTCCTAGATGAAAGAAGCTTTCTCGCTAGTGTAGCGTATTATCAAGCTGTCCCTCTTGGATTTGTTAAAGATGCCCAGTCTTCACAAAAAATCAGTGTTAGTTTTAACTAAAAAAAATAATTTCTAGTACTAACCTATGGCCAAAAGACGTATACTTATATTAAGTAACGTCTTTTGGCCATTGTCTTTATTAATTTTTCAGGTTTCATCTAACATATGAACAACATAAAAGAAGGTGAAGTGAATGAGAAGCATTAGTTTTATAGTAGAATTGATTCGCAATATTGTGTTTCTGATTATTGGATTATTCTCCTTAAATTTCCTCCAACAAAATTTAATCAAGCAAGTAAACAACTTCGTTTATATGGTGTTTCTATTGATCGCAGATCTTATTATATTATTTGTAATTCATCGTCAATTTCTTGCTCATAGCTCTCAAAAACTGAAACCCAAGATGAGAAATATACTGATCTTGATATCGGTTTTAATTATTTTCATGGTAAATATTTTGTCTTTATAGGGCCAGTGATCTAAAATTGAGCCTATACTCGTAGAAAAACGCTCCAGGATAATTCCTAGGAGCTTGTTTTTCAATAAATCTTTTAGTTATCTGTCCAGTAGTCCAGTCTAATACTTTATTATTCTGGGACAAACAAAATACAGGTAACTAAATAAATTACTTACTTTCATACTCTTTCACCCTGCGATAGAATGTGGGCTTCTTCATTCCGATCCTTCCCATCGCTTCCGTAGCAGTAAACTCACCGGATTTCCATGCCTCATACACTTCAATGAATCTGTTATCAATTTCATGTTTGGGGCGACCAAACATAACTCCTTCCGTCCGAGCTACCTCAATGCCCTCCGCCTGCCTTAAACGATTCTTTTTCCGTTCCTGCTCGGCCACATATGCCAGCAGGCTAAGAAATTGATCCTCCATAACCTTTCCAAAGTCCCCCATCGTTTTGAACTTTCTGGAATCAAACAACGTTTCATTATCCAGGCACACAATGTCCGCACCAACTTCGCGCGTAATGTATTTCCACTCTGCAATGATACCGTCATAGTCCCGTCCCAGCCGGTCCAGAGCATCCACGTAAACCAAATCATTTTCCCGAATCATGAGCCGCATCGCCTGATAACGCGGACGATCAAAATTTTTGCCGCTCTGCTTATCGACAAAAACAAATCGCTCTTCAATCCCCAACTCTCGGAATTTCAAGAGCTGCCGCTCTACATTTTGCTCCTTGGTCGAAACTCTTCCGTAAGCGATCTTCAATAGGAACCCTCCTAATTAAAAAAAAACGTCTCAAATGATACATTGCATCACTGAGACGTTTCATAACTGATTTTATGGCTTTTTGAAACGAAATAATCACCAGCCATTTCGCAGTCTCAAAAAGCATACATTTTGGAACGGGAATCGGCTAAAAACTCGAAAAAAAATAGGGAATATGGTCTCAGAGTGTTATTGGACCAATTTGGTGGCTTACTTTGAAAGAAGTAACACCAAGCCTTTATCAGGAGTTTTTGTACAAGCTGAAGACTAGAGGGAAGAGTCGCAGTACAATTACCTCCGTCCATACAGCGGCATCATTGATGTTTGGGCATGCTAAAGTCCTCCCCAAGTTTCTTGAGAAGGACGAGTTAAAAGCATTTCTTCAATTGTGCAGGTTAGTCCTTAGATGTAAACAAACAGCTATACGGTTCGAGTGTACGAAACTACTCTTTCATTCCGCCAAAGAATGATCAAAGTGAGCGAGTGATAAGTTTTGGTCATAAGAGTAATTCTAAGGTAACTGAACTGATCTCTCTCCACGTATCAAAGCAGCGTCAAATTGAATCGCAGACGACTTTGAATGGGCTATAAATCAATAAAGTGTGGGTAACGTTTTTCAAAAATCCCTTTGAAATCAACGGAGTTTTAGTTCCTGTTAAATATAGAACATATAATTATCCGCATGACTCTCTTCTTTAAAGTTGATCAGGTCGGATAAGGTGGTGGAGTCCAGGACATCGGCGATGCTGTCGCGGATGCGCAGCCAGAGGTCGCGCTTCGCCGGGTCGTCCTCTTCGGTGAAATCCACAGGCGAAATCGGCCCTTCCAGCACGCGGATGATGTCTCCGGCGGTGATCGTACCGGCTTCACGTGACAAAATATAGCCGCCGTAGGCTCCGCGGATACTCTTCACCAGTCCTGCGTTGCGCAGGGGGCGATCAGCTGCTCCAGGTAATGCTCGGACAGCCCGTTTTTCTCGGCAATACTCTTAAGGGATGTGGGACCTTCGCCAAATTTCAGGGCGAGCTCCATCATAATGGTTAATCCATAGCGTCCTTTTGTTGATATCTTCAAAGGTGCACCTCTTTCGGTTTAGTTGCTGGTATCGCTGGCTTGACATGAGAAATGTCATATCAACGTATTCCGATGTTTGCTCTCAGCTTATGTTATCATATCCTTGGGCATATTTGGAGCGCAAACTGTAACTTTTTGCAATAATGTTCGCCAGTGGTGGACAAATTGTCAAATTCCCCGCCTGATCCGCTGCCATTTGCCCTGTCTTGTGCAGTCTGGGGTAGACAGGTATGTTATAATACACAATGAGCCGGGTGTTTCTGCAAGGATACCGGTATTTTTTGCATAGAAAATGGTGATTTCGATGACAAAGGCAAATCAGGATACACGTGTCGTTGTCGGCATGTCGGGAGGGGTCGATTCCTCCGTTACAGCGCTGCTGCTTAAGCAGCAAGGTTATGACGTCATCGGCATCTTCATGAAGAACTGGGACGATACCGATGAGTTCGGCGTGTGCACAGCCGAGACCGACGCCGAGGATGTCCGCCGCGTATGCGAGCAGATTGATATTCCTTACTATACCGTTAATTTCGAGAAGGAATACTTTGATAAAGTCTTTTCCTATTTCCTCGATGAATATAAGGCCGGACGGACGCCTAATCCGGATGTGATGTGCAACCGCGAGATCAAGTTCGGGGAATTCCTGAATAAGGCGCTGCAGCTTGGCGCAGATTATGTTGCCACCGGCCACTATGCAAGGGTAATTGAAGAAGACGGCGTTTTCAAGCTGCTGCGCGGAGTGGACAGCAATAAGGATCAGACCTATTTCCTCAATGCGCTGAACCAGTACCAGCTCTCCAAAGCCATGTTCCCGATCGGTCATCTGCCGAAGCCTGAAGTGCGCCGGATTGCCGAAGAAGCCGGACTGTACACCGCCAAGAAAAAGGACAGCACCGGCGTCTGCTTCATCGGCGAGCGCAACTTCCGGGAATTCCTGAGCCAGTACCTGCCGGCACAATCCGGTGACATGGTGGATATCGCCACCGGCGAAGTCAAAGGACGGCATGAGGGCCTCATGTACTATACGCTGGGTCAGCGCCAAGGTCTTGGCATCGGCGGCTCCGGGACCGGTGAGCCCTGGTTCGTAGCCGAAAAAGATCTGAACCGCAACATTCTCTATGTGGTTCAAGGCGACAAGCATCCAAGCCTGTACTCTACCAGTCTGACCGCTTCGGGCGTGAACTGGATCGAAGAAGGCACCCTTGGGACTGCACCGCTGAAATGCACCGCGAAGTTCCGCTATCGCCAGCCGGATCAGGGCGTGACCTTGACTGCGCAGGCAGACGGAACGGTGCATGTAGCCTTTGATGTGCCGCAAAAGGCGATTACCCCAGGCCAGGCTGTAGTATTCTATCTGGGCGAACAATGCCTGGGCGGCGGAACCATCGAGGCTGCCGAGAAAGTTGCCCCGCTGCCGCAGCTGTAAACTTCATTTTACAGCTGCTTACGATAGGAAATAAACCAAAGAACCTTCAGACCCACAGAAACAGTGGAGTTGAAGGTTCTTTTTCATCCTTTGGCTTGGGAAATGCAGGGCCTCTTAGGTCATGCCTGTATCAGACCACCCGCTGAGTTAAGGCTGAAGTCCCCATACCAGCACCCCATTCAAATATAACGGCACCCGGCTCCAGTCGGTGTAGGCGGTTTTGGCCGGATCGTAAGAATAATCCCCTGTCTCATTGTAATTGCTCCAGTCCGTTTTGTTGATGCGCAGCTGGATCTCTCCGGTGTTCGCACCTGGTGCGAGGCTCCCGGCTGCCGGGCTGAATGAAATTTCCACGTAATAATCCGCTCCTGCGGCAGCGGGAACGAGCCTCACAAAGCTGCCCAGCACATTGCCGCTGCCCACTGTGGCATAATCCACATTGAACTGCTGCGCCTTGTCCCCGTCAACGGCGTAATAATAACGGAGCTTGAGCTTGCTGAGTTCTACCGCTGTGGTTCCATTATTAACAATCCGCAGCTGTGGCCGGAGCTGGGAGTCGCCAGGGTTCGTATCCGTTGTGCGGTATTGAACCACTAAATCACCCACAGTTGGTATGGGCACAGCTGTTGGCTTGGCTGAGACTTCCGGTGAGTCCGGGCTGGTCCCTGCTGTGTTGGCGGCGCTTACGACGTAATAGTAGGTCGTATCATTGACCACGCTGGCATCGCTGTAGGTGGCCTGCGTGACATTCCCTAATGCAGTGTATGGCCCGCCGCTGGTTGTGGCCCGTTTAACCGTATAGCTGTCTGCGCCCCTTACCTTGTTCCAGCTCAGCGCAACCACTTTATCTCCGGCAGCCGCTGCCGGCTTGGAAGGCGCTTTTGGGGCAGCCGGTTCTTCGGTGCCGGTGTTGATCAGACGGTCGTATTCAGCATATGCCGTTGCCATATCCACCTGCGACCAGAAACGGTGGTACGTAAATTCAGGTGCTCCATTGTCCCATGTTTTGGTCGTTTGGTTGTAGGAGCTGTTGTACTTTCCTTGCAGATAGCTCCACTTAGGATCATTTTTGATCGCCGGGAGCACATCGGTATAGCTCGCGTACACTCCGTTGCCGCCTTTTGCCGGATCTGAGGGCACTGTCGTGCTGCCTGGTATCGTATTCCCCTGACCAAAAGTGCCGGTCCAGCCTGCCGGGAAATACATTTCTTTGGTAAAGTAGCGGGAATAATCCGCACGCTTCTCTACTGTGGTGATACCCACCCCGTCATTATAACCCCATGCCGTATCCAGCAGTGATTTAGCCAGCTGCGAGGCCGTTCCGCCAAGCGCAGTATAGCTGCCGTGCTCTGCCTTGTTCCCTGCGGCAAAGAACGTAAGCGCCTTAATATAGCTGCCCAGCACGCCTGTATCCTGGCCCGGATTCTTGGTTACAGCCTTCAGATTGCTGTTGCCGCCGAACGTACTGAAGCCGGTCCACGTATCAGGCTGTCCCTGCCACTCCACATTGCCTGGAATCCAGAACTCGCCGGGTGCGGATACCGTGGCCACCTCAGGATCATCTCCGCCCAGAATCCGTTGTCCCTGCTTGTTCAAATAGTAGCCTTCGGCGTCCGCAAGCGGACGGCTGCCGGCAAAGGCATAATCGGCGGACCAGTCAATCCAGTTCTCTATCACACGTTTGGCCATTTGGAAATTAGCCGAGGTGGTGTCCCCACCCGATGCCAGAATGTAATACAGCTCAGCTATCCGCTCCACACTCCATGCCTGCATGCCGAACCAATCGTTGGACGGAGGATCGGTATAGACGGGAGCTTCATCGTAGGCCATGCCGTAGAAAGTGCTTGTACCGGCTGGATAAGCGCTGTATGACCCGTTATAGCTGTTCGTGGCTCCGCCTGCTATAGCGCCTTCGGAGGACTGCAGCCAATTGTAGAATTCCAGCTGGCGGGTTAAGGATTTACTCCAATCCTGTCCTGCTGTTGCCGAAGCCGGAACCAGTCCGCCGGCCGGATCAGAAAGGGCATACGCCGTGACTACGTTCTGGTAGCCCTGATGCGCATGGCTGGCGCCAATTCTCCAGGCCCAGTTCCCGCTGGCGCCCAGTCCGCCGCCCCATGCGGTATACCAGGCCAGCAGATAATGGCTGGCATCCTTGCCTGTTCCGGCTTCCGGTGTGCCGTCTGCGGCACTGCCGATCTTTTGAAAATATTTGTCATACATGCCGTACCGCAGATAGTCGCCCATTTTCTTGGCTTTGTTCAGATATACAGTATTGTTGTAGCCAAGCTCTTTGGCCCAGTACATAGCCTGTACAGCACGCGCGTCAGCATCGGTAGCATCGGTATACCGCCACTGTGCCGCAGGGACACTGCTTTCTTTGGTGAACAGGCTCATGAAGCCTTCATTGGTTTTGCCGAACGATTTGTCATCCTGTGAAGGATGCGGTACAGCCTCCCAGACAGATTCCTGGGTGCCCCGCTGGAAAGTATTCACGTAAGCAGCCGTATGCGAAGGATTCAGCAGGTTCCCGAAACCGTACCAGTTGTCGACGTCCACCAGCCAGTGCATCAGATAGGTCTGGTTGTTGCCGTAAGCGGACTTCAGCTCGGCATCCAGCGGGTCTTTTCCGGGACTGTATTTGCCGTTAAGCGGGCTTGGATACTGATCCGGCTGTCCGAACTCGGAGGCATAGGTCGCCGGGCTGTTCGGGTTGTAATAGCTCATTGTCGGCTGCTCCTGCGCACCATCCCCTTCATTAACCGGGATAATGTACTTCTCCATGTTGTCCCAGGCAGACTCCAGCTTGCTCCAGTCTCCCGTATGATAGCCATACAGCACTTCCAGCCACATCCAATAGCTGTACGCCTCCGAGGTAGTCATATGTCCATAATTAGGCGCTTCGCTGAGCAGGGTCTCCACCGAATGATACGGAACGCCTTCAGCCGAAAAATAGCCGTTCGCCGGGTCTTTCAGCTGGCTGTACATTTGCAGAAACCTTGTCTGTTCGACTGAAGCGGCCTGTGCCGTTGCGGGTCTGAAATTAAAGATACCGGTTACAAGGGTGAGCGTCAGGACTGCAGCCATGGCTAAGGAAATAGGCTTTTTGATTGAACTTAGCTTCTTCATTTCGGCATGCTTCCTCTCTGGAATGAATTATGGTTCCAAGCCCCAAACCAAGGTTCCCTCACGGTGAAGTGTGACTTTGTCCCAATCGGCGAAGGCCTGCTGAGTTCCGCTGTAGGAATAGTCGTTGCTCTCATTGTACGGCGTCCAATCCGTTTTGTTGATGCGCACCTGGATTTCTCCCGTATCCGCGCCCGGAGCAAGATTTCCGGCACCCGGGGCAAAAGCAATCTCCACAAAAGAATCCGCCAGTGCGGCCGGTGCAGCCAGCTTCACAAAGCTTCCGCTCAGATTCCCGCTGCCAAGGACCGCGTAGTCGCAATGAAATTCCTGCGGCTTGTCCCCGTCCACGGTGTAATAGTAACGGAGCTTCAGTCCGCTGAGCGCTACCGCTTCTTTTCCCTTATTCACAATCTTGAACTGGCTGCGGATCTGCGCGTCGCCGGGGCTTGCATCATTGGTGCGGTACTGCACACGCAAATCTCCTTTGGCAGGCGGCGTAGTCTCACGCGGCCGGGCCGTGGCCTGTGCAGATGCGGTACTCTCCCCTACACTGTTAGAAGCGGTTACAACATAGTAATAGTCCACTCCGTTCACCAGCCCGCTGTCGCTGTAGGTCGTTCCTGTTACTGTCCCAATGACGGCATAAGGCCCTCCGTTTACCAGCGAGCGTTTGATCGTGTAGCCTGCCGCACCGCTGACAGCATTCCAGGTCAAGGAGACACTGGCATTCCCGGCGGTTGCCTGCAGTCCGGACGGACGGCCCGGCACCTGGGGTTCACCGGGATTGCCGCCGGAAGGCAGTTCCCCATACACTTTGACGCCTGCATCAAACACCGGAATGAACGGATTCTTCACAGGAGAGGAGGCACCGGAAGCCACACCCTTGAAGGAAAAATCATTCGTGTTATCCCAGAAGGCCGTGTTCAGCGGAGCACTGATCCGGAACTGAATCTCCTTGCGGTAGGCGGATTGTCCGCCAGGATAAACCGGTGTCCCGGTAAAGTCAATTTTCGTGTAATAAATATGGTTGGCCTCGTCAAAGGGAAGCAGCTGCGAAACGGTTCCGCCCTGATTATAGCCCCCTGCCTTGACCGTGATATCCTCCGGCCCGTACCCGGCAGCGGCAGCTTCACTAAGATCCACATAGTAATTAAAGGACATCTGGCTGCTGGAACGTGCCGGCCAGCCCGAGCGGTTATTGAGCAATGCGCGGATCTCCACGAAATTGCTGCCGCTCGCATTCACCGAAGTCTCGGTGAACATCTCATCCTCACGCGTTTCAGCCGGAGGGAAATTCTCCAGCGGCTGCTGGCCCTGGCCGTGCAAGAGCATCATTTTGGCCAAAGCGCCGGTAAAGGCTGAATTGTAATCAGTTGCAACTTCGTTGGAGACATAGTCGCTGATCGTATCCGTATAGCTGTCGGTCTTGGAAGGTCCTCCGACCAGCGCACCATACAGCACATGGCGGTGGTCGGCAGGGGTCGTCTGGCTGTCGCTCCAGGAACCATGTGAGGTCCGGTGATGCGGATGCTGCGGCGCATTGCTGCCGAAGCCGATGACATAACTGCTGCTCCGCGGATTATCCCCCAGCATATACGTAATCTGCCGTTCGGCAAATGTCCGGGCTGTATTCTGCTTCACCGGGTCGCTTACCCAGTCCGCATAGACAAAAGCCAGAAATGCCTGATTGGCCGCATAGCGCAGCGCCCCCCACTGGTCCAAATGCGCAAGTCCCCCGGGAGTATAGGCAACCCTGTCGGCTGTCCCGTTCACTCCGGTGGTCCAAAACTGCATATTCCGTTCCGTGGATTGAATAAATTTGGGATCGTCTGTGATGCGCGACAGCAGCAGTTGGGCACCGTAATGCTTGTCATCCCAGGATTGTGTCCATTGATAGCCCCATTGCCCGGACTGATTGGTGACCCACGAATTGCTCGCGGTTACGGCTTTGTCCAGATAAGTCTGGTCGCCGGTCGCCATATACAGCCAGACTCCGCCCCAGCTTAATTCGTCGGCATAACCGCTCCATGATTTGTAATACTGCGCCGCATCCGTGATGCTCTCGGAATATACCCCCGGTACGTATCGGCAAAATTGTATAATTGCTTGGCATGGAGCAGCAGCTTGTCCGCATATGCGGCATCCGAATCCCTGAAAATAATTGCTGCCGATGCCAGCGCGGCGGCAGTTTCCGCCGCCAGATCAGAACCGGGATGAGCCGCATCAATTTTGTACGAAGGGCGCGCCATCGGCATGACCTCTACGGCTCCCCACCAGTTATGATCCGCTGTGCCGTTGCCGACCTGTCCCCACAGCTCATTGGGTGCGGTATGCGCTTTCATAAAATAGTCTGTGGCCCAGCGGATATTGTCCAGAATCTCATCCAGCTGTCCTGATTGCACATAACCATCCTTGTACTCATACACCGACCAGGCCAGCATTGTCGCCGTGTACGCCATAGGAAGCCCGAATTTGACGTGGTCTCCCGCATCATACCAGCCCCCGGTCAGATCATGGCCGACATCCGCACCATCCTGCAGCCCGGAGTCGCCCCGCCATTCCACACGGTTGTTATCCGGCAGCTCGCCCGATCGCTGGGCTTCATAGAAATAGATGGATTTCTGCAGTGCCTCTGCATAATTGTATCCGCTTCCCTCCGCTTTGCTGACAGACGGGTGAAATAACGCCCCTGAGAACATTGTGCACGTTAACATTACACTCAAGGATAAAATAAGGCCTTGCTTCCGTTTCCTTGGACTCATACAAACCCAGCTCCCTTCTCCATCTGATCTTCCTGCTTCCGTTCCTGCTCCATCGGCTTCTTCACGTACCGATACCTCCCCGGACTTCAGGTTTGGACATCTTTTACCGCCTTATACCGCCAAATCCATCCTTCACCTCCCATAGTGATGTCAGGTTTAGCTCATCCCACCTCAATACATACCATATACAGGTAATTAATTCTATATATTTACATCTAAAATATATGAGAAACCGGAGTTTTTGTAAAAAAATTACCATTTCGGTCATATTTTCCGCTCTAAATTGATTGAACCTGAAATCTATAATATTAATGTTCCGATCCAATAGAACCTTCATGCCGCCTATTGGCGGCACTTCAGACGATGAAATCCCGGAGAAGGCCCTCAATTGGGCTTCGCCAAATTCGAGGCTTCCCTAACAATGTCATATGAATGGGACATCGTTATTTGCAGGATAGAACACGCCGGAGTCTCCCGGACATAAAACAGGACGATCCCCGGCAAGCCCCAGGAACCGTCCAAAGTATCGGGTGAACTCTATATCAATGCTATAAATCTAAGTATGGAGAAAATATTTTTGAGCGAACAAGTTGCTGAAGAGACATGATTAAGCGCACACACCTTACGGTATTACGAGCAAACCGGGGTAATTCATGATATATCACAGGACGAAAATGGATATTGACAGTATTCAAGAGCCGATACCGCGTGGTTTCAGGTTATTAAGTACAAACGGTTTTTCAATAGCTACTTCTCCTTGAGTGCTACTGCCCACGCCGCAGACCCTGATTATGGCGGATTTTGGCTTCATTTCCCTGCTCGGTAGCCTGGTAGAATACCCTCCGGCTAATCGCCTTCGGCAAATATTCCTGCTTCACATAATGGCCGGGAAAGTTATGCGGATACTGGTATCCCTCATGCCCAAGCGCCGCCGAGCCTTTGTAGTGTGTATCGCGCAGATGCAGCGGTACCTCGGCGGATTTCAGCTCTTCAATACTGTCCATCGCCCTGGAAATCGCCATAACCACGGCGTTCGACTTCGGACTCTCGACCGCGAACAGGATCGCCTGGGCGATGTTCAGCTTGGCCTCCGGCCAGCCATTGTTGCGGTAGGCCTCAAGTGCGCTGACCGCCTGCACCATCGCCTGCGGATTGGCCAGGCCGATATCTTCGCTGCTGGCCGCAATCAGGCGGCGGATGAAGGTCATCGGGTCCATGCCGAGCTTCTCTACGGCATAGAGAAACCAGAACAGGGCGGCATCGCTGGAGCCGCGGATGCTTTTGTGAAAAGCCGACAGAACGTCATACTGGGTCGACTCGTCGGCTTTGACAATCGGGCGGCGGATCGACTCTTCCGCCACCGCAAGCGTAATATGCACGCTGCCGTCAGGCTCCGGCGCTGTGGTCATCGCCGCCAGCTCCAGCGCGTTCAGCGCCCGCCGGATATCGCCGTTCGCCATATCCGCTATATGCTGCAGTGCTTCCTCATCGGCCTGCAGCTGCATGAATCCGAGCCCCCGCTTCTCGTCGGCAAGTGCTCTCCGCATCGCAACCAGGCTGTGTTCACTGGTCAGGGATTCCAGCTGAAACAGCGTGGAGCGGCTCATAAGCGCCCCGTTCACATAATGGAACGGATTCTCGGTGGTCGCGCCGATAAAAATAATCGTCCCTTTCTCCACCGCAGGCAGCAGCGCATCCTGGCGGGAACTGTTGAAACGGTGCACTTCGTCCAGGAACAGTATCGTCTTCGAGCCGTACAGCGATTTATTGCTTTGGGCCCGCTCGATCACCTCGCGCACATCCTTGACCGAGGCTTCCACTGCATTCAGCCGCACAAACTCGCCCTGCGTGTGATGGGAAATGATATGGGCCAGGGTCGTCTTTCC encodes the following:
- the mnmA gene encoding tRNA 2-thiouridine(34) synthase MnmA, translating into MTKANQDTRVVVGMSGGVDSSVTALLLKQQGYDVIGIFMKNWDDTDEFGVCTAETDAEDVRRVCEQIDIPYYTVNFEKEYFDKVFSYFLDEYKAGRTPNPDVMCNREIKFGEFLNKALQLGADYVATGHYARVIEEDGVFKLLRGVDSNKDQTYFLNALNQYQLSKAMFPIGHLPKPEVRRIAEEAGLYTAKKKDSTGVCFIGERNFREFLSQYLPAQSGDMVDIATGEVKGRHEGLMYYTLGQRQGLGIGGSGTGEPWFVAEKDLNRNILYVVQGDKHPSLYSTSLTASGVNWIEEGTLGTAPLKCTAKFRYRQPDQGVTLTAQADGTVHVAFDVPQKAITPGQAVVFYLGEQCLGGGTIEAAEKVAPLPQL
- a CDS encoding glycoside hydrolase family 48 protein codes for the protein MKKLSSIKKPISLAMAAVLTLTLVTGIFNFRPATAQAASVEQTRFLQMYSQLKDPANGYFSAEGVPYHSVETLLSEAPNYGHMTTSEAYSYWMWLEVLYGYHTGDWSKLESAWDNMEKYIIPVNEGDGAQEQPTMSYYNPNSPATYASEFGQPDQYPSPLNGKYSPGKDPLDAELKSAYGNNQTYLMHWLVDVDNWYGFGNLLNPSHTAAYVNTFQRGTQESVWEAVPHPSQDDKSFGKTNEGFMSLFTKESSVPAAQWRYTDATDADARAVQAMYWAKELGYNNTVYLNKAKKMGDYLRYGMYDKYFQKIGSAADGTPEAGTGKDASHYLLAWYTAWGGGLGASGNWAWRIGASHAHQGYQNVVTAYALSDPAGGLVPASATAGQDWSKSLTRQLEFYNWLQSSEGAIAGGATNSYNGSYSAYPAGTSTFYGMAYDEAPVYTDPPSNDWFGMQAWSVERIAELYYILASGGDTTSANFQMAKRVIENWIDWSADYAFAGSRPLADAEGYYLNKQGQRILGGDDPEVATVSAPGEFWIPGNVEWQGQPDTWTGFSTFGGNSNLKAVTKNPGQDTGVLGSYIKALTFFAAGNKAEHGSYTALGGTASQLAKSLLDTAWGYNDGVGITTVEKRADYSRYFTKEMYFPAGWTGTFGQGNTIPGSTTVPSDPAKGGNGVYASYTDVLPAIKNDPKWSYLQGKYNSSYNQTTKTWDNGAPEFTYHRFWSQVDMATAYAEYDRLINTGTEEPAAPKAPSKPAAAAGDKVVALSWNKVRGADSYTVKRATTSGGPYTALGNVTQATYSDASVVNDTTYYYVVSAANTAGTSPDSPEVSAKPTAVPIPTVGDLVVQYRTTDTNPGDSQLRPQLRIVNNGTTAVELSKLKLRYYYAVDGDKAQQFNVDYATVGSGNVLGSFVRLVPAAAGADYYVEISFSPAAGSLAPGANTGEIQLRINKTDWSNYNETGDYSYDPAKTAYTDWSRVPLYLNGVLVWGLQP
- a CDS encoding replication-associated recombination protein A, whose protein sequence is MDLFSFGEDTAGGRLLADRMRPENLDEYIGQEHIVGPGKLLRRAIEADQVSSILLYGPPGCGKTTLAHIISHHTQGEFVRLNAVEASVKDVREVIERAQSNKSLYGSKTILFLDEVHRFNSSRQDALLPAVEKGTIIFIGATTENPFHYVNGALMSRSTLFQLESLTSEHSLVAMRRALADEKRGLGFMQLQADEEALQHIADMANGDIRRALNALELAAMTTAPEPDGSVHITLAVAEESIRRPIVKADESTQYDVLSAFHKSIRGSSDAALFWFLYAVEKLGMDPMTFIRRLIAASSEDIGLANPQAMVQAVSALEAYRNNGWPEAKLNIAQAILFAVESPKSNAVVMAISRAMDSIEELKSAEVPLHLRDTHYKGSAALGHEGYQYPHNFPGHYVKQEYLPKAISRRVFYQATEQGNEAKIRHNQGLRRGQ
- a CDS encoding recombinase family protein; this translates as MKIAYGRVSTKEQNVERQLLKFRELGIEERFVFVDKQSGKNFDRPRYQAMRLMIRENDLVYVDALDRLGRDYDGIIAEWKYITREVGADIVCLDNETLFDSRKFKTMGDFGKVMEDQFLSLLAYVAEQERKKNRLRQAEGIEVARTEGVMFGRPKHEIDNRFIEVYEAWKSGEFTATEAMGRIGMKKPTFYRRVKEYESK